A region of the Gopherus flavomarginatus isolate rGopFla2 chromosome 3, rGopFla2.mat.asm, whole genome shotgun sequence genome:
ATATCATCAATTTTTCACATGTACTGTCTTCCATATCAactatttgggtttttttcaaagCATACCACAGATTAATCAGTGAAtacaaataaaggaaaaacagaTCACTGCTGGATGcttaacacaaacaaaaaaataataagtTCTCAACTTTTCcaaatatttcaaataaaaagCTGTCCCGTTCACTTTGACTACTTTTTGCAATTTTTAATGAATGGGAAGAGGGTAAAAAGGTATTAAAACTGTTGCCCATCTTTAGTTCTTTTGTATCTACAATTAATTGGAAAACAGTAAGTTTACAGATGAACAGTGTACAGTGGATCTGAAGCATCATTTCACTACTGGTTATGATCCAACACGGGTTGTGGTGGTTCTTTTATCAGAGAAGAAGCTTTTGAGGAGAAATACCTGCCCAATACTAACTACTAGAAGAATGATGGCTTCTCCTATTGACCAATAAGCTACTCTGGTGTTTAGATCTTCTGCTCTGCTGCGACCTTGTGCTTCTCTCAAGCGGAAATGAGTCTGATAATCGATAACAGACTTCAAAGCTTCATGAATTGAAACACAAGCAGACTCCATctagacaaaaaaaatatttctgaattaGAAAAGCATTGGAAGAATTCTATCTTTGTGCTGCATCTGAGCATATATAGCCAGGacttctgtaattttagatggaGCATGTTTATTCTCTCAACTAATATGCTTTTAAGCTCTGTCACATCTAACCCACATAACCAATATACTAAATATTTTCCCCCTCAACCACATAATATATCATTAAAGTTGCCTCACATTTCCCATTATATGGCCCCATTTTCAGTTACTTAGAACTTGGCCAAACTGTCTGGGCTGAAATGTTCTATGCTAAGTGTCTGCCTcaggttttgtgttttgtttcagctaaaatggtcaGCCATTTCAGAGAACAAGATTAGGGAAACATACACTGTGTTGCccatatataaaaaatatatatatatatcagtgaTTTGTTGAGAAACCCTCGAGcctttgaagcagggacttaATATTTGACAGGGGCCATCTGGGTGTCAGGGATATGCCTTTTAccatttgtgacaaagttcctcctctatgttggtggatcctgcacttatttggcagatttgctcacctcagtgatcttccccacagtgtgggtcaacttctcctgtgtctgatcaggagttgggaggtttggggggaacccgggcccgccctctactccaggttccagcccacggCCCTGTGGATGgaagctgtctatagtgcctcctataacagctgcatgacagctacaactctctgggctacttccccatggcctcctccaaataccttttttatcctcaccacaggaccttcctcctggtgtctgataatgcttgtactccttagtcctccagcagcacaccctctcactctcagctccttgggcctcttgctcccagctcctcacacacacttcctctcctctggctccccctcgccTGATTGgagtgagttcctttttaaacccaggtgccctgattagcctaccttgattggctgcaggtgttctaatcagcctgtctgccttaactggttccaGCAGGTCCCTGATTACtctaatgcagcccctgctctggtcattcagggaacagaaaactactcatccagtgaccagtatatttgccctctatcagactcctgtaccccactggtttggatctgtcacacaTTCCTATGAAAATCTGTCTAAGCTGGCCATGCACTTAGAAAAGTCACAATTCATACATGCTCAGTTCCctaaattctctgaagagtcTGCCTGCACTGAACTGGACTTCCCCTGTAGTTGCTCCTTCCGGCAGCAAAGGGACATTATGGTGCAGGACAAGAACCAAGTGTTCTCAATACTCCCACTGCTGGTGCCCAGGCAACGCTGAGGAAGCAACCACACTGGAATGCACAgggatgaggagagagagagagaatagcagCATTAGATGGGTCAGGAAGAGAGGGAGTTGCAGGATCCAGAGAatagggaaaaagagagagataggGTGGAGGACAAGaaccagaaagaggcagggtaGATAGGAACAGAAGggggacagagagacagacagctcTAATTATTAGAGCAAGCTCCCCTACAAAACCTGGAATTGAACTCAGGAGTCCTCAAGTTCCTACATTCATTTGACAACAGCAAAAAGATTGTGAAATGCACTGGAAGAGAGATCTTTGGGTCCACTCAGGCCAGTAGAAAGATAGCTAGAGGGTGGTGTTTATATCCTTGGTTCCAAAGTACTGAAATGATGCATACTCACCTAAATAGCAGTTTTGGAGTGAGTTTGCTGCTGGTTGGCAGCACACAAGGTATCTGTGGGTAATGTACTGAACATATTTAAATGGGTTTGTGTTTAGGAGAAATGAAGTAAGTGAGGCTAAAATAAAGACATGTAAAAAACAAAGAGAagacctaaggtttaagaataAAACTTCACACAGCTGAAGCCTTTTTTGTGGGGAAGCAGTTTCCTGCCCTACTGTACATAAATTCAAACATCTATAACATTAACCAACTAGACGTGAAACGTGTTTTATTTTCAATTTGTTTTGCTAGCCTTTTCTTTGCTTCTCATAATTTTGACTTACTGGACGGATTTCTAATCTAAATATTAAATTGAGCGTTTCCTAATTATCTTATTCAGTTTTACTTTCCTTAAAAAGAGGCATGAAATGTAAAagcctatttttatttttttcactacTCGATGTTTCTACAGAAAGGCAGAATTTAGAAACAAACTGTTCAAAAAGTTCAAAGCACCAACACTTAACTTTCAGACAGGAGTAAAGtcacagcactgaaatgcagcttccTTAAGAAAATATACCTGTCTGTGATACATATGATAAGACTAATAATTCTCTGAATTGTTTGTAACTATTTTTAGTTAAACAGTTAGTATCGTCAAGGGAAAGCAGATTAGCTTTTAGTATAAAATCTCAATATTTTACCATGATGGTATAAAAAGATGAGTTGCCATTACTAAAATACTggaaatttaaatatatttactcTGTAACCTTTCAAGTGCATTTTATTCATCCACACTACATTTTTTTCCAGCAATCCCATTTGTTTCCACAAATGCTGAGACTGGGACCTCTTGTGGCTACAGACAGATGCATGTACCACTGTTGCCTAAACAGTAGATTGTACAAAATTCAGTATGACAGTAAGGTCCAATTAAACTCTTCTTTGACCCACAGCCTATAAGAAAGAGGCACAAAAATAGTGGAAGAGGCTTCTTTGCCATCCCTTGCCTACCTGCCACTTCCTTCCAGAACAATGTCTAGAAATGTCTGCTGttgaattccttcctgacccagcAACATAGTATTCCTCCAACATCTTCTCATCCTAATAATTTCCTTAAATAATGTCCTGTTGTGAATGACTTTGCTCTTTGCTAACTGAGAGGTAAATCCCTAAATCTTAGTTCTACATTCATGATTAATGACTGCTACTAAAGTTTGCACAAGCTCAGTTTTATATCCAAACTTTAAGCAGACAAAAGTTCATTGTTAACAACTTTAAGTCTTTGATTTAAACAGAGCTCCCTAGTAACTCAAAGAAGTCTGACGGAGTTAGATGCCCAGTTTTATTGACTTTCAATGCGatgtaggtacctaactcccttaggctcctttgaaaatccaagcatcagctgctccattttttgtTTGGCTATCAGTCACTTTAAATCAGCCCTTTACCTGGGTAAGTGCAGTGACTCTGTTCTCACTAGGAAACAGAGGTGGATCTTCTCCAACCTGGAAGTCGAAGTATACAGTTTTGTGCGTGAAAGTAGAAAATTCATTGCTGAAGCAGAATTTGTATGTTCCATTCCTAGATGCAGTGAAGGTAAAGCTATCATACTGTTTTTTCATCTCTTTGTACAACACAATGCCATCAGGATCTTCCAGCCGACAATCAACATCATAATGCCCTCCAGTGATCACCTGTGGAGCGTGAAAGATTATTGGCACTTTAATAGAGTAGAAAGTTAATCTTAGTATTACAGTTATCTAAGCACCTCTACAAGTCATTCGATCTgatgtattttatttaatttaactaATTAACTAAACCAAGAATAGAAAAGATACAGAGAGCTGTAATAAACCAGAGTTCACCAGTGAAGTTGTTCAATTCAAGAGTATCAATTTATATTGGCCTACAGCAATGAACTTGGATTTTACACACTAACAAAATAAGAATAAAACACTGTACATCCATTCAGTTGTAGAAGATTGATAAGTTTTTTCAAACATATTAATTTACACAAATACATGAGAGAAAGTTTCATTTCAATTAAGTTATTTTACTTAAGTTTCTCAGATACTTTCGTGATAGGTACAGTAGAAGAACCTGACAAAACAATAAAATTGAAGTAATACTGTGTTTGAACAGTAAGTTTTACTGTATTTTAGGCCCACTTTTCAAGTCCAGAAAAACCAATACAGCATCAAACACACTGGAGCTGTTCCAGCAGGTTGGAATTGCCAGAATGCAACAATGCCCCAGCCTACACCTGCTTCCAACGTGACTGGAAGGGTGTTTCACACAGACATGTTAAGCCAGCTTTCTTCCTGCTTTGTGCTGCAAAGTGGCACAAGAATAGGGACTGGAtatgcccccccccctttttttttaattacacacaAATCTTTATCAGCATATTTTTGGAAATGAGAGAAAAGCATACAGTGGAGTGGCATCATACGCACATTTAAACTTACGCAAATTCAACTATACAGGCtcagccaaaaaacaaaaaaacccaccccaacaACTCCACCCACCATTCCAGTCAATGAGCGTATGCCCCAGAGTGAGTGTGGAGATGAGAGACgtgaatctgctgttccctcaATCCGTCTCAGTTCCTGCATGCCTCTCACAGCGTGAGCATCTAGCCACACTGAGTGTGATTTTAGTGTTTAAAGATactgtcagaggtgaaagtaagacGATACactggaccagcttccccaggctggtgaattAAAGcgactggagccccaggcccttgaaATCGCCTcccaagccccgctgccagagccccggggtagcagtggcagggctctggtggtgatttaaagggcccggggctctccacagccctgagccctttaaatcaccgctggagccctgccgctgctaccccggggctccagcagctgggctcgggtggcaatttaaagggtctgggactCTGTACCGACTTTACCTCTTAGTATCCAGTACTGTACTTTATGGGCAATTTAAGGAattttcaagggtaattttgactatacacgatTTTCACCTTACGCActgactttagaacctaacccctgcgtaagatgcaactccactgtactaggtttaaataaa
Encoded here:
- the TMED7 gene encoding transmembrane emp24 domain-containing protein 7, whose protein sequence is MLLRGLLGPGAAAWSAISGLRGLVLLLCLGGAVRASEITFELPDNAKQCFYEEIAQGTKCTLEFQVITGGHYDVDCRLEDPDGIVLYKEMKKQYDSFTFTASRNGTYKFCFSNEFSTFTHKTVYFDFQVGEDPPLFPSENRVTALTQMESACVSIHEALKSVIDYQTHFRLREAQGRSRAEDLNTRVAYWSIGEAIILLVVSIGQVFLLKSFFSDKRTTTTRVGS